In Chryseobacterium oranimense, a single window of DNA contains:
- a CDS encoding glycosyltransferase codes for MKKISVIFILPDLETGGAERIVTTIANHLSRDRFEPKILLLRKQGGYLNFLKKDVEIIDINTERIRHSLKPILGEIYRRKPDIVFSGFGEVNAYLALFIKLFPRTKFIARETNVVTQHVTRKEIKFFYNFYNNYQRIIAQSDDMMHDLVDNFNIKKKKIVKINNPVDFDFINEKLAVSLKPESFKYNYKNVVAIGNLSARKGFDNLLKVFSRLKNENIMLHILGDGKDKDVLLQMKDFLGLKNVIFHGRQDNPYQFLKYADLFVLSSRYEGFPNVLLEAGACGTYSLANNCPGGINEIIQHKVNGEVSNIENYEDFSEKIMKVLQGNYNRDGIKNSIRSRFSKDIILDKYEKVLLDLMK; via the coding sequence ATGAAAAAAATATCTGTTATATTTATTCTGCCGGATCTGGAAACCGGTGGTGCAGAAAGAATTGTTACCACCATAGCCAATCACCTTTCCAGGGACCGGTTTGAACCAAAAATCCTGTTGCTTCGCAAACAGGGCGGATATCTTAATTTTCTTAAAAAAGATGTTGAAATCATAGACATCAATACAGAGCGGATCAGGCATTCCTTAAAACCCATTCTGGGTGAAATCTACCGCAGAAAACCGGATATTGTGTTTTCTGGTTTTGGTGAGGTGAATGCTTATCTTGCCCTTTTTATCAAATTATTTCCCAGAACGAAATTCATAGCCCGCGAAACCAATGTGGTAACGCAGCATGTAACCCGTAAAGAAATTAAATTTTTCTACAATTTTTACAATAACTACCAGAGAATCATAGCGCAGAGCGATGATATGATGCACGATCTGGTGGATAATTTTAATATAAAGAAGAAAAAAATCGTCAAAATAAATAATCCTGTCGATTTTGATTTTATCAACGAAAAACTGGCTGTTTCCCTAAAACCCGAAAGCTTTAAATACAACTATAAAAATGTAGTGGCGATAGGAAATCTTTCTGCTAGAAAAGGGTTTGATAATCTGTTAAAAGTATTTTCAAGACTTAAAAATGAAAATATTATGCTTCACATCCTGGGTGATGGTAAAGATAAAGATGTGTTATTGCAGATGAAAGATTTTCTCGGGTTGAAAAACGTTATTTTCCATGGCAGACAAGATAATCCATACCAGTTTTTGAAGTATGCAGATCTTTTTGTTCTGTCTTCAAGGTATGAAGGCTTTCCCAATGTTCTTTTGGAAGCAGGCGCCTGCGGAACCTATTCCCTGGCGAATAACTGTCCGGGCGGGATCAATGAAATTATTCAGCATAAGGTAAACGGGGAAGTTTCCAATATTGAAAATTATGAAGATTTCTCTGAGAAAATAATGAAAGTCTTACAGGGCAATTATAACCGTGACGGGATAAAAAACTCTATCAGATCACGGTTTTCAAAGGATATTATTCTGGATAAATATGAGAAGGTTTTGCTGGATTTGATGAAGTAA
- the recQ gene encoding DNA helicase RecQ, producing MNAKKANLSGELKKYFGFSTFKGQQEQIIENLLGGKDIFVLMPTGGGKSLCYQLPALISEGTAIVVSPLIALMKNQVDAVNGLSSDDGVAHVLNSSLNKTQTKQVFDDIKGGKTKLLYVAPESLIKDDYLDFLKEVKISFVAIDEAHCISEWGHDFRPEYRNLKSIIDKIAEVPVIALTATATPKVQDDIQKTLGMSDALVFKESFNRPNLYYEVRPKVNVDKEIVRFINQHKGKSGIVYCLSRRKVEEFAQLLQVNGINALPYHAGLDQKIRVANQDKFLMEEVDVIVATIAFGMGIDKPDVRFVIHYDFPKSLESYYQETGRAGRDGGEGHCLAFYDPKDIEKLEKFLAQKPVSEREIGLQLLNEVVGYAETSMSRRQYILYYFGENFDPVKGDGADMCDNSSNPPKLKDATEDLEKVLKLIKDTGEKFKSKDLISVIAGKENAVTKSYKLEQTSHFGFGKDEKDNYWKTILRQATVQGFLQKDIETYGVLKMSEKARSFLEGKSAEPFLIAEDREFDLTQAKADSDQVQMQSSTGLDQNLFGQLKDLRKKVAKKHGIPPYTVFMDPSLEDMTVQYPVSLEEIAKVYGVGEGKAKKYGKEFADFIKAYVEENNIERMQDMVLKQVANKSSHKVFIIQSTDKKIDLEDIARAKNLSMNELLKEMESIVYQGTKLNIDYYIEDNFDEDIVDGFMEFMTESESDSMKVLLDEFGDELSDEEVRMLRIKFISDVAN from the coding sequence ATGAACGCAAAAAAAGCCAATTTATCAGGCGAGTTGAAAAAGTATTTCGGGTTTTCTACATTTAAAGGCCAGCAGGAACAAATTATAGAAAACCTACTCGGTGGGAAGGATATATTTGTCTTAATGCCTACAGGAGGTGGTAAATCATTATGTTATCAGCTTCCGGCACTTATTTCAGAAGGTACGGCAATAGTAGTTTCGCCCTTAATCGCGTTAATGAAGAATCAGGTAGATGCAGTAAACGGCCTTTCGTCTGATGACGGGGTAGCGCACGTTTTAAATTCATCATTAAATAAGACACAGACAAAACAGGTTTTTGACGATATTAAAGGCGGAAAAACCAAGCTTTTGTATGTAGCACCGGAATCATTGATCAAAGATGATTATCTGGATTTCCTTAAAGAGGTTAAGATTTCTTTCGTAGCCATTGATGAGGCCCACTGTATTTCAGAATGGGGGCATGATTTCAGGCCGGAATACAGAAATCTGAAATCCATTATTGATAAGATTGCCGAAGTTCCGGTAATTGCTTTGACAGCTACTGCGACACCTAAGGTTCAGGACGACATCCAGAAGACTCTGGGAATGAGTGATGCGTTGGTTTTCAAAGAAAGCTTCAACCGCCCGAATCTATACTATGAAGTACGTCCAAAAGTCAATGTAGATAAGGAGATCGTAAGATTTATTAACCAGCATAAAGGAAAATCGGGAATTGTTTACTGTTTAAGTAGAAGAAAAGTGGAAGAATTTGCCCAGCTTTTACAGGTAAACGGTATTAATGCCCTTCCGTACCATGCAGGTCTGGACCAGAAAATAAGAGTAGCCAATCAGGATAAATTCCTCATGGAGGAAGTTGATGTTATTGTAGCTACAATTGCTTTCGGAATGGGAATTGACAAACCGGATGTGCGTTTTGTGATCCACTATGATTTTCCAAAATCTCTGGAAAGTTATTATCAGGAAACAGGAAGAGCAGGAAGAGATGGCGGTGAAGGCCATTGTCTGGCATTTTACGATCCAAAGGATATTGAAAAACTTGAAAAATTCCTTGCCCAGAAACCCGTTTCTGAAAGGGAAATCGGTTTGCAGCTTTTAAACGAAGTGGTAGGTTATGCTGAAACTTCAATGAGCAGGAGACAGTATATCCTTTATTATTTCGGTGAAAATTTTGATCCGGTGAAGGGAGACGGAGCGGATATGTGTGACAATTCTTCCAATCCTCCAAAATTAAAAGATGCCACCGAAGATCTGGAAAAAGTTCTGAAACTCATTAAAGATACAGGAGAAAAATTCAAGTCAAAAGATCTGATCTCAGTAATCGCCGGGAAAGAAAATGCGGTTACGAAATCATATAAACTAGAACAGACTTCCCATTTCGGTTTCGGAAAAGACGAAAAAGATAATTACTGGAAGACTATTTTAAGACAGGCTACGGTCCAGGGATTCCTGCAGAAGGATATTGAGACTTACGGTGTTTTAAAAATGTCTGAAAAAGCCAGGAGTTTTCTGGAAGGTAAATCTGCAGAACCGTTTTTAATTGCTGAAGACAGGGAGTTTGATCTTACCCAGGCCAAAGCAGACAGTGACCAGGTACAAATGCAGAGTAGTACAGGGCTGGACCAGAACCTTTTCGGACAGTTAAAAGATCTGAGAAAAAAAGTGGCCAAGAAACACGGAATTCCACCTTATACGGTTTTCATGGATCCGAGTTTAGAGGATATGACGGTTCAGTATCCCGTTTCATTGGAAGAAATTGCAAAAGTTTATGGAGTAGGAGAAGGGAAGGCCAAAAAATACGGTAAAGAATTCGCAGACTTCATCAAAGCTTATGTTGAAGAAAACAATATCGAACGTATGCAGGATATGGTACTCAAGCAGGTGGCCAACAAGTCCAGCCACAAGGTTTTCATTATCCAGAGCACCGATAAAAAGATTGATCTTGAAGATATTGCAAGAGCCAAGAATCTTTCCATGAACGAGCTTTTGAAAGAAATGGAAAGTATTGTTTATCAGGGAACAAAACTTAATATCGATTATTATATCGAAGACAATTTTGATGAAGATATTGTAGACGGCTTTATGGAATTCATGACCGAATCTGAAAGCGACAGCATGAAAGTGCTTCTTGATGAATTCGGAGATGAACTTTCTGATGAGGAAGTAAGAATGCTGAGGATAAAATTCATCAGTGATGTAGCGAATTAA
- the blaIND gene encoding IND family subclass B1 metallo-beta-lactamase produces MKKNVKVFTVLFMFLINFFNAQVRDFVIEQPFGKQLYLYKTFGVFDGKEYSTNALYLVTKKGVVLFDVPWQKTQYQSLMDTIKKRHNLPVIAVFATHSHSDRAGDLSFYNKKGIPTYATAKTNELLKKEGKATSSKITEVGKKYKIGGEEFIVDFLGEGHTADNVVVWFPKYNVLDGGCLVKSSAAVDLGYTGEANVQQWPATMKKLQAKYPSTAKVIPGHDEWKGNDHVKHTLELLDKQKQ; encoded by the coding sequence ATGAAGAAAAATGTTAAGGTTTTTACTGTGTTGTTTATGTTCTTAATTAATTTTTTTAATGCGCAGGTTCGTGATTTTGTAATCGAACAGCCTTTTGGCAAGCAACTTTATCTGTATAAAACCTTCGGAGTTTTTGATGGCAAAGAATATTCAACCAATGCGCTTTATCTGGTTACTAAAAAAGGAGTGGTCCTGTTTGATGTCCCATGGCAGAAAACCCAGTATCAAAGCCTTATGGATACTATAAAAAAGCGCCATAATTTGCCTGTAATAGCTGTATTTGCAACGCATTCACACTCAGACAGAGCCGGTGACCTGAGTTTTTACAATAAAAAAGGAATCCCGACCTATGCTACGGCCAAAACCAATGAGCTGCTGAAGAAAGAAGGAAAAGCAACTTCGAGTAAGATAACAGAGGTTGGAAAGAAATATAAAATAGGCGGTGAAGAATTTATCGTAGACTTTCTTGGTGAAGGGCATACAGCAGATAACGTAGTGGTTTGGTTTCCAAAATATAATGTTCTGGACGGCGGCTGTTTAGTAAAAAGCAGTGCAGCAGTGGATCTCGGGTATACAGGAGAAGCTAATGTACAGCAATGGCCGGCTACCATGAAAAAACTGCAGGCTAAATATCCTTCCACAGCAAAGGTAATTCCAGGACATGACGAGTGGAAAGGCAATGATCATGTGAAACATACACTCGAGCTTTTAGATAAACAAAAACAGTAG
- a CDS encoding cupin domain-containing protein, whose amino-acid sequence MKPFIIVILILNSVAVIAQQNNISRKELLKTDINQKVKTAEIQEITLAPGLEVPKHLHPCPVVGVIKSGEAVFQIEGQQKIILHEGDAFYEPKNVKILHFDNASAEKPLIFSAIYLRAGNEENIKLLK is encoded by the coding sequence ATGAAACCATTTATAATCGTTATTCTGATACTGAATTCTGTCGCAGTCATAGCTCAGCAGAATAATATCTCCAGAAAGGAGTTATTGAAAACTGACATTAATCAAAAGGTTAAGACTGCCGAAATTCAGGAAATAACACTGGCACCGGGATTAGAGGTTCCAAAGCATCTGCATCCCTGTCCGGTAGTGGGAGTCATAAAATCCGGGGAAGCCGTTTTTCAGATTGAAGGTCAGCAAAAAATAATTCTTCATGAAGGAGACGCTTTCTATGAGCCTAAAAATGTAAAGATCCTTCACTTTGATAATGCATCAGCAGAAAAACCACTCATTTTTTCAGCAATTTATCTGAGAGCAGGAAATGAGGAAAATATAAAATTGTTGAAATAA
- a CDS encoding M1 family metallopeptidase gives MKKLTYTLLFASGLVFGQFFEKDKVFTKEDTLKGSDTRFRNFWDVKKYDLSVEPDFAQKSIKGYNKISFEITKDVTDPVFQIDLQKPMKADKVEADFPVANYKQDGDFIFVTAKKKFKKGEKYTINVTYSGNPLIAKRAPWDGGWVFTKDEKGNPWMSAADEGIGASIWLPTKDIWSDEPDNGIIMKIITPNDLVGVGNGRLIDKKTEGGKTAYTWEVKNPINAYSIIPNIGKYVNFKDTFTGEKGKLDLDYWVLDYNLEKAKKQFQQVKPMLSAFEYWFGPYPFYEDSYKLVDTPYLGMEHQSNVAYGNNYQNGYLGKDLSGTGVGLNWDYIIIHESGHEWFANNVTAKDQADMWIHESFTMYSEVLFVEKYMDKKSADIYARGVRNMIENDVPIIGKYGVRNEGSGDMYPKGANMLHTIRQVINNDEKFRQILRGLGKDFYHQTVTTQQVEDYMSSKSGIDLSSIFNQYLRTTKIPSLEYSQNGDSLKFRYTDVVKGFKLPLIINGDQTINPTENWQTVKLKKNTPVEFNKNYYINYNQVQ, from the coding sequence ATGAAAAAGCTGACCTATACACTTTTATTTGCTTCGGGACTTGTTTTCGGGCAGTTCTTTGAAAAAGATAAAGTTTTCACCAAGGAAGATACGCTGAAAGGATCTGATACCCGATTCAGGAATTTCTGGGACGTCAAAAAATATGATCTTTCCGTAGAGCCGGACTTTGCACAAAAAAGCATTAAAGGATATAATAAGATCAGCTTTGAGATCACTAAAGATGTGACTGATCCTGTGTTCCAGATCGATTTGCAGAAACCCATGAAGGCAGATAAAGTGGAAGCTGATTTCCCGGTTGCCAATTATAAGCAAGATGGTGATTTTATTTTCGTTACTGCCAAAAAGAAATTTAAAAAAGGAGAAAAATACACCATTAATGTTACCTATTCCGGTAATCCTCTGATTGCCAAAAGAGCCCCTTGGGATGGTGGCTGGGTATTCACCAAAGATGAAAAAGGAAATCCGTGGATGAGCGCTGCCGATGAAGGAATCGGTGCATCCATATGGCTTCCTACGAAGGATATCTGGAGCGATGAACCGGACAACGGGATCATTATGAAAATCATTACCCCGAATGACCTTGTAGGAGTAGGAAACGGAAGACTGATTGACAAGAAAACAGAAGGTGGGAAAACAGCTTATACGTGGGAAGTGAAAAACCCTATCAATGCTTACTCTATCATTCCGAATATTGGTAAATATGTTAATTTTAAAGATACATTTACCGGTGAGAAAGGAAAACTGGATCTGGATTACTGGGTACTGGACTACAACCTGGAAAAGGCAAAAAAACAGTTCCAGCAGGTAAAACCAATGCTTTCTGCATTTGAATACTGGTTCGGACCTTATCCTTTTTATGAAGATTCTTACAAACTGGTTGATACTCCTTACCTTGGAATGGAACACCAGAGTAATGTAGCCTACGGAAATAACTACCAGAACGGTTATCTGGGTAAAGATCTTTCGGGGACGGGTGTGGGTCTTAACTGGGATTACATCATTATCCATGAAAGCGGCCACGAATGGTTTGCCAATAATGTGACTGCAAAAGACCAGGCGGATATGTGGATCCATGAAAGTTTCACCATGTATTCCGAGGTTCTTTTTGTTGAAAAATATATGGACAAAAAATCGGCGGACATCTACGCCAGAGGTGTACGGAATATGATCGAAAATGATGTTCCTATCATTGGAAAATACGGGGTAAGAAATGAAGGAAGCGGTGATATGTACCCGAAAGGAGCCAATATGCTTCACACGATACGCCAGGTAATCAATAATGATGAAAAATTCAGGCAGATCCTGAGAGGTTTGGGCAAAGATTTTTACCATCAGACTGTGACCACTCAGCAAGTTGAGGATTATATGTCTTCGAAGTCGGGAATTGATCTGTCAAGCATCTTCAATCAATATTTAAGAACAACAAAAATCCCTAGTCTCGAGTATTCGCAAAACGGAGATTCCTTGAAATTCAGATATACGGATGTGGTGAAAGGATTTAAACTTCCTCTTATCATCAATGGAGACCAGACCATCAATCCTACCGAAAACTGGCAGACCGTGAAACTTAAAAAGAACACCCCGGTAGAATTTAACAAGAACTATTATATAAACTATAATCAAGTACAATAA
- a CDS encoding SIS domain-containing protein, which translates to MERTELISIAKSTLEIEISELEKLKNRINDDFARAVEIIHSAKGKLIVVGIGKSAHVGNKIVATLNSTGTPSQFLHASEAIHGDLGVIQKQDVVLCISNSGNSPEIANLVPYLKDYSSALIGMTGNKNSKLAEFSEIVLDTHVDVEACPNKLAPTSSTTIQMALGDAMAVALMELNNFRENDFAKFHPGGSLGKNLVSKVDQFLSPQKPQVEENAPVRDVIISISASSHGITVVTNGEKIIGVITDGDLRRMLMKGDDISKVLAKDIMSANPKTIERDTLAKEAMKILKENNIGQLIVTENGNYFGIIDIHTLLDEGIN; encoded by the coding sequence ATGGAAAGAACCGAACTTATTTCAATTGCCAAAAGCACTTTGGAAATAGAAATTTCAGAACTTGAAAAATTAAAGAACAGGATCAATGATGATTTTGCCCGGGCAGTGGAGATTATCCATTCGGCAAAAGGGAAATTAATAGTTGTGGGAATCGGGAAATCTGCCCACGTTGGCAATAAAATTGTTGCCACATTAAACTCTACAGGAACTCCTTCACAGTTTCTGCATGCTTCTGAAGCCATCCACGGAGATCTTGGCGTGATTCAGAAGCAGGATGTGGTTCTATGCATCTCGAATTCCGGGAACTCACCGGAAATCGCCAACCTCGTTCCCTATTTAAAAGATTATTCTTCCGCCCTGATCGGAATGACAGGAAATAAAAACAGCAAGCTTGCCGAATTCTCCGAAATTGTCCTGGACACTCATGTAGATGTGGAAGCATGCCCGAACAAACTGGCCCCGACAAGCTCCACCACGATTCAGATGGCTCTTGGAGATGCTATGGCTGTGGCTTTAATGGAACTTAATAATTTCAGAGAGAATGATTTTGCCAAATTTCATCCGGGAGGAAGCCTCGGAAAGAATCTTGTTTCAAAAGTAGACCAGTTTTTATCTCCTCAGAAACCTCAGGTTGAAGAAAATGCACCGGTAAGAGACGTTATTATTTCAATCAGTGCCTCCAGCCATGGAATCACGGTGGTGACCAATGGTGAAAAAATTATTGGGGTAATCACCGACGGGGATTTGAGAAGAATGCTGATGAAAGGAGATGATATCAGTAAGGTGCTGGCAAAAGACATCATGTCTGCCAACCCTAAAACGATCGAAAGGGATACTTTAGCAAAAGAGGCTATGAAAATTTTAAAGGAAAATAATATCGGCCAGCTGATCGTCACTGAAAACGGAAACTATTTCGGAATTATTGATATTCATACCTTGCTTGATGAAGGGATCAATTAA
- a CDS encoding PDZ domain-containing protein, translating into MRKTAISLGLFAAFLANAQSIKTTIDLVNVKDDKVAVTMEFPKMKSGDVKFHFPKTVPGTYSVDDYGRFVEGIKFYDNKGRELAYTKVNDNTYSLKNAQALSKVTYLVNDSFDDEMDNSKHKAVFSPSGTDIEEGKVYMINTHGFIGYIDNMQDVPYQLIVQKPAGFYGTTALVDQDKSDATDTFTLANYAKVTDSPLMYTKPDYITFNAGGMDLVLGVYSPTGKYKAADFKDNLEKMVLAQKKFLGDMNTNKKYAIMLYLSGGDGPAIKGFGALEHHESTSVVLPEMMPKDAIDKTITDVVSHEFFHTVNPLKTHSEEIHYFDYADPKMSQHLWMYEGGTEYFANLFQIQEGLINKDEFLHRINEKITNSKNYDDTMPFTVMSKNVLKDEYKDQYRNVYEKGALLAMCLDIELRKLSNGEMGYRDMIRKLSQRFGENKPFKDDKLIDELVTVTGYPQVKDFYNKYIAGNQPTPYIQYLNMVGVEAKKQDTPPLFWFIKDPNQTGYNEKNKTFVFDESSALSPFAKSIGFKITDEILALDGKTVDIQHVQDFIGYAKSIKEGQNVTVTILRKNGDKMDKISLKGKAILDKMTIESLNYKANPTPEEQKLQNQWLTGKK; encoded by the coding sequence ATGAGAAAAACAGCAATTAGTCTGGGTCTTTTCGCCGCTTTCCTGGCCAATGCCCAATCTATAAAAACCACGATTGATCTTGTGAATGTAAAAGATGACAAGGTAGCCGTTACGATGGAATTTCCGAAAATGAAATCCGGGGATGTCAAGTTTCACTTTCCCAAGACCGTTCCGGGTACGTATTCAGTAGATGATTATGGCCGATTTGTGGAAGGGATCAAATTTTATGATAACAAAGGAAGAGAATTAGCCTATACAAAAGTTAATGACAATACCTATTCATTGAAAAATGCCCAGGCATTAAGCAAAGTCACTTACCTGGTTAATGACAGCTTTGATGATGAAATGGATAATTCAAAACATAAAGCTGTATTTTCCCCGTCAGGGACTGATATTGAGGAAGGAAAAGTTTATATGATCAATACCCACGGCTTTATCGGGTATATTGACAATATGCAGGATGTTCCTTACCAGCTGATCGTTCAGAAACCGGCAGGCTTCTATGGAACAACAGCTCTGGTAGACCAGGATAAATCCGATGCTACCGATACGTTTACACTGGCCAATTATGCGAAAGTGACCGATTCTCCGCTGATGTACACCAAACCGGATTATATAACCTTCAATGCAGGAGGAATGGATCTGGTACTGGGCGTTTATTCTCCTACCGGAAAGTACAAGGCAGCAGACTTTAAAGATAATCTTGAAAAAATGGTACTGGCTCAGAAGAAATTCCTGGGCGACATGAATACCAATAAAAAATACGCGATCATGCTGTACCTTTCAGGAGGTGACGGACCTGCGATCAAAGGTTTCGGAGCATTGGAGCACCATGAATCAACGAGTGTGGTACTTCCTGAAATGATGCCTAAAGATGCAATTGATAAAACCATTACAGATGTAGTTTCGCACGAGTTCTTCCATACCGTGAATCCTTTAAAAACACACTCTGAAGAGATTCATTATTTTGATTATGCAGATCCTAAAATGTCCCAGCACTTGTGGATGTATGAAGGCGGAACAGAATATTTTGCAAATCTTTTCCAGATTCAGGAAGGCCTGATCAATAAGGATGAATTCCTTCACAGAATTAATGAGAAGATCACCAATTCCAAAAATTATGATGATACCATGCCGTTCACGGTGATGAGTAAAAATGTTCTGAAAGATGAATATAAAGATCAGTACAGAAACGTATACGAAAAAGGAGCATTGCTGGCGATGTGCCTGGATATCGAACTGAGAAAGCTTTCTAACGGGGAAATGGGATACCGCGACATGATCAGAAAGCTGTCCCAGAGATTTGGTGAGAACAAACCTTTCAAGGATGATAAGCTGATTGATGAATTGGTAACGGTGACCGGCTATCCGCAGGTAAAGGATTTCTATAATAAATATATTGCAGGAAACCAGCCTACTCCTTACATTCAATATCTGAATATGGTAGGTGTAGAAGCAAAAAAGCAGGATACCCCTCCTCTTTTCTGGTTCATCAAAGATCCGAACCAGACAGGTTATAATGAAAAGAATAAAACATTTGTATTTGATGAAAGTTCAGCATTATCTCCTTTTGCAAAAAGCATAGGATTTAAAATCACTGACGAAATTCTCGCTCTGGACGGCAAAACCGTTGACATTCAGCATGTGCAGGATTTCATCGGCTATGCAAAATCAATCAAGGAAGGCCAGAATGTTACAGTAACCATCCTTAGAAAAAATGGTGATAAAATGGATAAAATAAGCCTTAAAGGAAAAGCTATCCTTGATAAAATGACGATTGAAAGCTTAAATTATAAGGCCAATCCGACTCCGGAAGAGCAGAAACTGCAAAACCAGTGGTTAACTGGAAAGAAATAA
- a CDS encoding twin-arginine translocase subunit TatC has protein sequence MDEKKEMSFLGHIGELRGHLVRSIIAIIIVAIAVGFNINWIMDHIFFGPTRNDFPTFRVVNHFSRMLLGEDSIHLPKDFPVRVQRLYQQFNVMMAVSVFGGLVGAFPYIVWELWRFIGPALHPKERKNSIFIINAVWILFMTGVLCGYFLILPFAVNFGVIFKISDIIIPLYDLSDYTTLFLQVILGMGVIFLFPILIYFLTSIGILTPMFMKTYRRHAIVLIMVVAAIITPADVLSMLMAAFPLLILYEFSIIMCNITYKKVQKNAANLPVIQK, from the coding sequence ATGGACGAAAAAAAAGAAATGTCCTTTCTTGGGCATATTGGAGAATTAAGAGGTCACCTCGTACGCTCGATTATTGCTATTATAATTGTTGCAATCGCTGTGGGATTCAATATCAACTGGATCATGGACCATATCTTTTTTGGGCCTACCAGAAATGATTTTCCTACTTTCAGGGTGGTTAACCATTTTTCGAGAATGCTTTTAGGGGAAGACAGTATTCATCTCCCGAAAGATTTCCCGGTCCGTGTACAACGGCTTTACCAGCAGTTCAACGTGATGATGGCTGTTTCTGTTTTCGGAGGTTTGGTAGGAGCTTTTCCTTATATTGTATGGGAGTTATGGCGATTTATAGGACCGGCTCTTCATCCTAAGGAAAGAAAGAACTCTATTTTTATTATCAATGCAGTGTGGATTCTGTTTATGACAGGAGTTTTATGCGGTTATTTCTTAATCCTTCCGTTCGCGGTGAATTTCGGGGTTATTTTTAAGATATCGGATATTATTATCCCACTTTATGACCTAAGCGATTACACAACGTTGTTTTTACAGGTCATTTTAGGGATGGGAGTTATATTTCTTTTTCCTATTCTTATCTATTTCCTTACCAGCATAGGGATTTTGACGCCTATGTTTATGAAGACCTACCGCCGTCATGCTATTGTTCTGATTATGGTTGTAGCTGCAATCATTACCCCTGCCGATGTTTTAAGTATGCTTATGGCTGCTTTCCCTCTGCTTATCCTGTATGAGTTCAGTATCATCATGTGTAATATTACTTACAAAAAAGTACAGAAAAATGCAGCAAACCTTCCGGTAATACAGAAGTAA